Proteins found in one Aethina tumida isolate Nest 87 chromosome 1, icAetTumi1.1, whole genome shotgun sequence genomic segment:
- the LOC109608284 gene encoding succinate dehydrogenase assembly factor 3, mitochondrial: MSYTNIQRVRILYKTILKLHRGLPQELQQVGTNYVRDEFKRHKSCSLKEAETFVDEWTHYAISLAEQLGIKGPHTSKQLGQPLSQCDLEHFRDEQIVQLYELMVASNAPKENIGT, encoded by the exons atgtctTATACAAATATTCAGCGGGTTAGAATTctatacaaaacaattttaaaattacaccgCGGTCTTCCGCAAGAGTTGCAACAAGTAGGTACAAACTATGTTCGAGATGAATTCAAAAGGCACAAGTCGTGTTCTCTCAAAGAAGCGGAGACTTTTGTAGATGAGTGGACg CATTATGCGATTAGTTTAGCTGAGCAATTAGGAATAAAAGGTCCTCATACAAGCAAACAACTGGGACAACCGCTGTCTCAGTGTGATTTGGAGCACTTTCGAGATGAGCAAATTGTACAGTTATACGAACTTATGGTTGCTTCCAATGCCCCAAAGGAAAATATTGGAACGtaa
- the LOC109608282 gene encoding uncharacterized protein LOC109608282, which translates to MEKLCCSHFITNLLNKCPYTPLEFHNCTLESFLEEILSEKLEERKANMLFLYNSEDPFTKCFCPQLQNKDVINILKNFRLLGWDLEKTEYHDALIRALEDMPELTVLTDMIITKTSAALIIMPINNSIIILSCIRGKISDQDILKALQGAWDITVSERDQEINLHNLANNTSNENDIGSEEYQRLIADRLGDRDYDNFEHNEHEYLKSKIGYALYGPPPGRNISKEELSKLKPEELDYSQKMKKEINIIYEQILNESNQVSEWKDRVIMSFIYNCTEPLPKEKLKRAQKFPDYNPKVDLCPLPIFVIRKCEGSPNPCRIFVDHTGRVYNSWERYITKNKLNECQMILPKNGRYTVNEEGVLLLERHNSPACGLDVKFLKVTDITTSIAGIVGTGVCVAAAIPAITIAPVAVLAGGAVGVGVGIYAIGRSIFTIVDRAVHKEAMSFANSEARGAYLNIVAGTLGFVGAGATMAVSQLTAQGVNLGVGARAVVNTIGVVNVTASGASIVNSTYDVIDKYISDNETPSTLTVVQLTSSILFFGHAVYNFKTAGTIIEETQANTIKDFHDSLRSNRHRKTFSRLLKDTISKNQGDVRKGTSEVIAFINNVHDKDNVFALLTRSNKQFKEQKITVSAQGGKITLNNIPIDVENFATYNKNDMSSVLSNLHLHESPTTSDFNLSQFKGILSKFTDYRALLDVTQKILTGQHQNLQVFVLEALQGLLATLEFKLLNWLQEYFGINFNNQLISLVLNFLLNEVRKLNEQFNYWKTHRNPEYYSWVFEYIKFEGTTDTVINILDCTLRRDFINNKITEDALKRLIEYFYNWIATIMCENQTNEERESSRSRHSAGWRKIKVDCPDCGGYYFKKC; encoded by the exons atGGAAAAATTGTGTTGCTCTCATTTCATAACAAATTTGCTGAATAAGTGCCCCTATACTCCTTTGGAGTTTCACAATTGCACTTTGGAGAgttttttagaagaaatctTGAGTGAGAAGTTAGAAGAG AGAAAAGCAAACATGTTATTTCTATATAACTCTGAAGATCCATTTACCAAGTGTTTTTGTCCTCAACTTCAGAACAaggatgttattaatattttaaagaacttCAGATTGTTAGGATGGGATCTAGAAAAAACTGAATATCATGATGCCTTAATTCGTGCCTTAGAGGATATGCCAGAACTAACAGTTTTAACTGATATGATTATCACTAAAACATCAGCTGCATTGATTATAATGCCTATTAATAATAGCATAATTATATTGTCATGCATAAGAGGGAAAATATCTGATCAAGATATTTTGAAAGCTCTACAAGGTGCTTGGGACATAACAGTCAGTGAAAGAgatcaagaaataaatttacacaacTTGGCCAATAATACATCCAATGAAAATGATATTGG GTCTGAAGAATATCAAAGGTTGATAGCAGACAGACTGGGTGACAGggattatgataattttgaacataatgaacatgaatatttaaaatccaaaATAGGCTATGCTCTGTATGGACCACCACCGGGTCGTAACATTTCTAAAGAAGAACTATCCAAACTTAAACCTGAAGAGCTTGATTACAGTCAAAAAATGAAGAAGGAGATCAACATAATATATGAACAGATATTAAATGAGAGca ATCAAGTGTCTGAATGGAAGGATAGAGTGATAATGTCATTCATTTACAATTGTACTGAACCATTACCCAAAGAAAAACTTAAAAGAGCTCAGAAATTCCCGGATTACAATCCGAAAGTGGACCTGTGTCCCCTCCCAATTTTCGTTATACGCAAATGCGAAGGCAGCCCTAATCCCTGTCGCATATTCGTCGATCATACCG GTCGTGTATATAATAGTTGGGAACGTTATATAACCAAAAATAAGTTGAATGAATGTCAAATGATTCTTCCTAAAAATGGTCGCTATACAGTAAACGAAGAAGGAGTATTATTACTAGAACGACACAACTCTCCAGCATGTGGACTTgatgtcaaatttttaaaagtcacTGATATTACTACTTCCATTGCTGGAATAGTTGGTACAG GTGTATGTGTCGCTGCAGCAATTCCTGCAATTACCATAGCTCCAGTTGCGGTCTTAGCAGGAGGTGCTGTCGGAGTTGGTGTTGGTATTTATGCCATTGGAAGAAGTATTTTCACAATTGTGGACAGGGCTGTACATAAAGAG GCCATGAGCTTCGCAAACTCGGAAGCAAGAGGCGCATACCTCAACATTGTTGCTGGTACTTTGGGATTCGTAGGTGCTGGCGCAACTATGGCAGTGTCCCAGTTAACTGCCCAAGGAGTCAATTTGGGTGtg ggaGCTCGTGCAGTGGTTAATACCATTGGAGTCGTCAATGTAACGGCTAGTGGAGCGAGCATTGTAAATTCCACTTACGACGTTATCGACAAATATATTAGCGACAATGAAACTCCGAGCACATTGACTGTAGTTCAACTTACGTCGTCGATATTGTTCTTTGGACATGCAGTTTACAATTTCAAAACGGCAGGCACCATTATTGAGGAAACACAAGCCAATACAATTAAAGACTTTCATGATTCGTTACGTAGCAATAGACATAGAAAAACTTTTAGCAGGCTGCTAAAGGATACGATCTCTAAAAATCAAGGAGATGTTAGGAAAGGCACTTCAGAAGTCATAGCATTTATCAACAATGTCCACGATAAGGATAACGTGTTTGCGTTATTAACACGAAGTAACAAACAATTCAAAGAACAGAAAATTACTGTTTCAGCACAGGGAGGGAAGATTACGTTAAACAATATTCCCATAGATGTCGAGAACTTTGCTACATATAACAAAAACGATATGTCATCTGTGCTGAGTAATTTGCACTTACACGAATCACCAACAACATCTGATTTCAATTTATCGCAATTCAAAGGGATTCTATCAAAATTTACAGATTATCGGGCATTATTGGATGTGACACAGaag atcCTAACAGGTCAGCATCAAAATCTTCAAGTATTTGTACTGGAAGCCTTGCAAGGATTGCTGGCTACACTTGAATTCAAACTACTAAACTGGTTGCAAGAGTACTTTggcataaatttcaataaccaGCTTATTAGTTTGGTACTTAATTTCTTGTTAAACGAGGTTAGGAAATtgaatgaacaatttaattattggaagACTCATAGAAACCCTGAATATTATTCTTgggtttttgaatatattaaatttgaag GTACAACTGATAcagtaataaacattttggacTGCACTCTTAGaagagattttataaataataaaataactgagGATGCTCTGAAGAGAttgatagaatatttttataattggataGCCACGATTATGTGTGAGAATCAAACCAATGAAGAAAGGGAATCAAGTAGGTCTAGACACTCTGCAGGTTggagaaaaataaaagtcGATTGTCCCGATTGTGGGggttattatttcaaaaaatgttaa
- the LOC109608283 gene encoding cyclic AMP-dependent transcription factor ATF-2: MMKPFSCTVKECEATFTTEDHLSVHIKKHELMLNCNLANKNCVIADQTPTPTRFLKNCDEMGLFQDLQIVNPFEEMFKKATENGKHETLQVETTNDDTLHTPKILPLVQGSQQQMSEVKMIPSPQFLSISIPDNSIPVLVINDNDAYETSQVTEKQNVMDTTTSQPIQVEQTKRGKDMSASKKEQIKEMNRAAQYRCRQRKKEEMKNFFKVFKQRQDSYEKLLRERNYLMQENIRLREKVIVLTKKLEDRNGVAVETLNAQNTSPILIKVMPPIVQTKVLVETTSFEDNSVLHDGTSKYRKIIPKK, encoded by the exons ATGATGAAGCCATTTTCCTGCACAGTCAAGGAATGTGAAGCCACATTTACTACAGAAGACCATTTAAGTGTACACATAAAGAAACATGAACTGATGTTGAATTGCAATCTGGCGAATAAGAATTGCGTTATTG cCGATCAAACACCAACACCAACtagattcttaaaaaattgtgatgaAATGGGACTGTTTCAAGATTTACAGATTGTAAATCCATTCGaggaaatgtttaaaaaagcaACAGAAAACGGGAAACATGAAACTTTACAAGTTGAAACTACAAATGATGATACACTTCATACACCTAAAATATTGCCACTTGTACAAGGTTCACAACAACAAATGTCCGAGGTTAAGATGATTCCAAGCCCACAATTCCTTTCAATTTCTATACCAGACAATTCCATTCCGGTGCTTGTTATAAATGATAATGATGCATATGAAACTAGTCAAGTAACAGAGAAACAAAATGTTATGGATACCACAACATCACAGCCAATTCAGGTAGAACAAACAAAGAGAGGCAAAGACATGTCTGCTTCTAAAAAAGAGCAGATAAAAGAAATGAATAGGGCAGCACAATATCGATGCAGACAAAGGAAAAAGGAGGaaatgaaaaacttttttaaagtatttaagcAACGGCAAGATAGTTATGAAAAATTGCTtagagaaagaaattatttaatgcaaGAGAATATCAGGCTGAGGGAGAAAGTTATAGTGCtgacaaaaaaattagaagatC gtaATGGTGTTGCTGTTGAAACACTGAATGCACAAAATACATCACCCATTCTTATCAAAGTTATGCCACCTATTGTCCAAACTAAAGTTTTAGTGGAAACCACTTCCTTTGAAGATAATTCTGTTTTACATGATGGTACAAGTAAATATAGGAAGATAATTCccaaaaaatag